The genome window CGCGGCGGATACGCAGCAACCCTGGATGTGATGGGGGAACGGGTCGAGATCGACTTCCCCCTCCCCGGTCGGTTCCAACTGGAAAACGCGCTGGCCGCGCTGGGTCTGGTCATCGCTACCGGTACCGAGGCCCGCCGCGCGGCCCAGTCGCTGAGCCGCCTGGAAGGGGTGCGGGGTCGGATGCAACTGGCCGGCACGCGGCGCAATGGGGCCCGGGTCTTTGTCGACTATGCACACAAAGCCGAGGCGTTGAAAACCGTTCTGGACACGCTGCGTCCTTTCGTGAAGGGCAAACTGGTTGTCGTTTTCGGCTGCGGTGGAGATCGGGACACCGGAAAACGCCCGGTCATGGGTCGCTATGCAGCTCAGGCCGCGGACCGCGTGATCGTCACCGACGACAACCCGCGCACCGAGGACGCAGCCGCGATCCGAAAGGCAGTCCTGGCCGGCTGTCCGGACGCGACCGAAATCGGCGACCGCGCGGCGGCGATTGGAGAAGCTGTCCGCAGCCTGTCGGATGAGGACGTGCTGCTGATTGCCGGCAAGGGACACGAGACCGGCCAGAAGATTGGCGATAGGACCCTCCCCTTCGACGATGTCGAAGAAGCCCGCAAGGCCATTGCGGCAGCGGATGGGGGTGCGGCATGAACAACCGTCCGATCCTCTGGACCTCCGACAGTGTCAGCGCCGCGACCGGGTCCCGCAGCGCGGTGAAGTGGCAGGCAACCGGCGTGACGATCGACAGCCGGGCTGTTGCACCGGGCGATCTGTTTGTCGCGCTGAAAGGGCCGAACCATGATGGCCACAACTATGTGCCTCAGGCCTTGGGCGAAGGCGCTGCGGCGGCACTGGTCAGCGCTGACTGGGCCGAGGACAAGTCCCAGAATCTCCCGCTGATTCCCGTCACCGACACAATGCAGGCCCTGGTCGACATGGCCCGGGCGAAGCGCGCCAGCACCGGCGCGAAAGTCGTCGGGATAACCGGCAGTGTCGGCAAGACCGGTACCAAGGAGAGCCTGTCCGCAGCCCTCGCGAAACTGGGCGAGACGCACAAGACGATGGGCAACCTGAACAACCATATCGGCCTGCCGCTGACATTGGCGCGTCTGCCCGATACGGCACGGTTCGCCGTACTCGAAATGGGCATGAATCATACGGGTGAGATCGACGTCCTGTCCCGATTAGGGCGACCGCACGTAGCGATCATCACCACGGTCGAAGCCGTCCATCTGGAGTTCTTCAACAGCATCGAGGGCATCGCCGACGCCAAGGCGGAAATCTTCGATGGGATGGAACCGAACGGAACCGCCGTGCTGTTCCGGGACAGCCCGCTCTATGACCGGCTGGCCGCCAAGGCGGAAGCTGCCGACGTGCACCGGATTTTGAGTTTCGGAAGCCATGAGGGCGCGGACATCCGACTGATCGACAGTTCCCTGCACGCGGCCTGCAGCGCCGCCACGGTACGTATCGGCAACGACACCTTCGATTACTGCATCGGCGCCCCAGGCCTGCATTGGGTCATGAACAGTCTTGCCGTACTGGCGGCCGTCAAGGCGCTGGGCGAAGACCCGGTCGCGGCCGCCGCCACCTTCACCGATGTTCGCGCGCCCCGCGGACGGGGCGCCTACCGCAGCATCGCGCTGCCCGATGGGGGCAGTTTCGGCCTGATCGATGAAAGCTACAACGCCAGCCCGGCCTCAGTTCGCGCCGCCATAGCCGTGCTGGGCCGAACCCATCCGAAGGAGGATGGCCGCCGCATCGCCGTCCTTGGTGACATGCTGGAACTGGGCGAATCCGCGCCTGACCTGCATGCCAACCTCGTCAGGGACCTGATCGCCGCTGAAATCGACACGGTTTACTGCTGCGGCCCACTGATGAGCGCGCTCTGGGAACAATTGCCGCAAACCATGCGCGGTCAGTATGCCGAGAGCTCCGATGGGCTGGTCGCTCCTGTATGCGATGACATCCGCAATGGCGACATTGTCACGATCAAGGGATCGTTGGGCACGAAAATGGCCCCGATCGTAAAAGCACTCGACGGGCTGGCAGCCGAAACCGCCAGCCGCGCCGCCGGCGCCTGAGAGGAGACGGTCCAGAATGCTCTTCACCCTCCTCTCTCCCCTCGCGGAAGACTTTCAGGGCTTCAACCTGTTCCGGTATCTGACCTTCCGGACCGGCGGGGCCATCATGACCGCATTGCTGATCAGTTTCCTGATCGGCCCGTCCGTCATCCGCTGGCTGCGGTCGAAACAGGCCGGGTCGTCCAACATTCGCGACGATGTGCCCGAAGGGCATCTGGCCAAGGCCGGCACGCCGACCATGGGCGGGTTCCTGATCCTGGTCGCGTTGGTGATGTCGACCCTGCTCTGGGCGGACATTTCGAACCCCTATGTCTGGATTGTCCTGCTGGTCACGGTGGGTTTCGGCGGTATCGGCTTCGCGGATGATTTCCTGAAGCTGACGAAGCGCAATTCCAAGGGACTTCCGGGCAAGCTGAAACTGCTTGGGCAGATCCTGATCGGGACCGCGGCCACCATCTGGTTCGTGTCGGTCACCGACGGCCCGTTGGCTCAGGGCCTCGCCGTTCCCTTCCTGAAAGACACCCTGGTCAATCTGGCCTGGTTCTTCATTCCATTCGCCGTTTTCGTCATGGTCGGCGCGTCCAATGCCGTCAACCTGACGGACGGTCTGGATGGCCTGGCCATCGTGCCGGTCATGATCGCGGCAGGCTGTTTCGGCTTCATTGCCTATCTGGTCGGCAACACCGTCTATTCCGGCTATCTCGGCATCCATTATGTGGATGGCAGCGGCGAACTGGCGGTGTTCTGCGGTGCGGTACTGGGCGCGGGTCTGGGATTCCTTTGGTACAATGCCCCTCCCGCCATGGTCTTCATGGGCGACACGGGCTCTCTGTCACTCGGCGGCGCCCTGGGGGCGATTTCCGTCGTCACCAAACATGAGATCGTCCTGGCCATCATCGGCGGCCTGTTCGTTCTGGAAACCGTATCGGTGATCGTCCAGGTCGCCAGTTTCAAGCTGACCGGCAAGCGCGTCTTCGCGATGGCGCCGCTGCACCACCACTTCGAGAAGAAGGGGTGGAAGGAGCCGACAATCGTCATCCGTTTCTGGATCATCGCCGCCATCCTGGCCCTTGTCGGGCTGGCCACACTGAAGCTGAGGTGACGGGATGACGACAGGGACCGACATTTCCGATCCAATCCTCTACGCCGGGCGACGCGTGTTCGTTGTCGGTCTCGGCCGTTCCGGCATGGCCGCGGCCCACGCCCTGCGCGCCGGCGGTGCGACCGTTCTGTGCTGGGACGATGGCGACGCGGCACGCAGCGCGGCCGCTTCCGAACGCTTCGACATCGTCAACCCGACGACCGAGGGCGCCCTGAGCGACGCCGCCTGCATGGTTCTGGCGCCCGGCATTCCGCTGACCCATCCCCGGCCGCACCCCGCTGTTATCGCCGCCCGCCATGCGGGCGTCGAGATCGTCGGCGACATCGAGCTTCTGTTTCGTGCGCGACCGGAGGCCACCTATGTCGGGATCACCGGTACGAATGGAAAATCCACCACGACGGCCTTGATCGGCCATATCCTGAAATCAGGCGGGATGGATGTCGCAATCGGTGGGAATCTGGGAATTCCGGCATTGAGCCTGCCAAAGGCGGATATCTATGTCTTGGAGATGTCGTCCTATCAACTGGATCTGACGCCCAGCCCTGCCTTTGACATCTCGGTGTTGTTGAACATCACACCGGACCATCTGGACCGTCACGGCGGCATGGGCGGTTACATCGATTCCAAACGGCGCATCCTGCGGCCGCGCACATCGGACAGTCTCGCCGTCATCGGCACCGACACCCCCGTCACCGAGACTATTGCGGTGGAGCAGCGCAGCCGCAACGCCGACGGTGTCGTTACGATCTGTCATGCGACCCAACCGGTCGCGGATTACGTGGCCGACGGACGTTTCCCCGCCATCGCCGGCGATCACGGCGTTCAGAATGCCGCAGCGGCCTTTGCCGTCGCCCGTCGCCTGGGCCTGTCCGACGACGTCATTCTGCGGGGTCTGGAAACTTTCCCCGGTCTTGCCCACCGGCAGGAACGCGTGGCGACCCTTGACGGGATCACCTTCATCAACGATTCCAAGGCGACCAATGCGGAAGCCGCGGCCAGGGCCCTGTCGACCTTCGACGGCATCTACTGGATTGCGGGTGGCCGCGACAAGAATGACGGCTATGCCCCGCTGGATCCTTATCTGGGGCATGTCCGCCGGGCCTTTCTGATCGGCGAGGCCGCGGAAGCCATCGATCTGTGGATCGACGGCCGCATTCCCACCCTACGATCCGGCGACCTGACGAATGCCGTTCACGCCGCCCGCGAGGCGGCAAGGGATGACGACGCGCCCGGCCCGATCCTGCTGTCGCCGGCCTGCGCATCCTTCGACCAGTTCCCGAATTTCGAAATCCGGGGTGAAACGTTCAAGAACATCGTCCTCGCCCTTCCGGCAACCGACCGGATCGTGCACGGCGCGAAGGAGGCGGCGTGATGGCTATCGCGCGGAATGACAATTCAGTTCTGGGCCGCTGGTGGTGGACCGTCGACCGCTGGACACTGGCGGCACTGGTCACACTTGCTGTGCTGGGATTGCTGATGACCCTGTCCGCCAGCCCGTCCGTGGCAGAGCGGATTGGCGCGGATTCCATGCATTTCGTCCGGAAGCAGGCGATTTTGCTGGCCCCGGCCGTGCTGGCGATGATCGGCGTGTCGCTGATGGAACCGCGCGCCGTGCGCCGGCTCGCCCTGTTGATGCTCGGTGGCTCGATCCTGCTGCTGCTGGGCACATTGGTCCTCGGCGCGGAAATCAAGGGTGCCACCCGTTGGATTTCCATTGCCGGCTTCACCATTCAGCCGTCCGAATTCGTAAAACCGGCCTTCGCGGTCATCGCGGGCTGGATGTTCGCAGCCCGCCGCCTGGGCGAACCGATTCCGGGATACACCATTGCCTGCGGCCTCTACGTGATTGTCGTCGGCCTGCTGCTGCTGCAGCCGGATGTCGGGCAAGCCGCGGTCGTCACCGCGATTTTCGGCGTGCAGTTCTTCCTGGCCGGGCTGCCCATGGTCCTGGTCATTATCATGGTCATCGGCGGGATCGGGCTGCTGGTCGGCGCGTATTTCATCTTTCCCCACGTGCAGAGCCGCATCGACCGGTTCCTCGACCCGGCAGCAGGCGACACCTATCAGATCGACCGGGCCCGGGACGCCTTCATGAATGGCGGCCTGTTCGGACGGGGCCCGGGCGAAGGGACCGTGAAAGCCCATCTGCCGGACAGCCATGCCGATTTCGTCTTCGCGGTCGCGGGCGAGGAATTTGGCATCATTGCCTGTCTGCTCATCGTCTCGGTCTTCGCCTTCATCGTGCTGCGCGGCTTCGCGCGTGTGCTTCAGGACAACGACCTGTTCGTCGTCATCGCCGCGACCGGCCTGCTGGTCCAATTCGGTCTGCAGGCCCTGATCAACATGGCATCGACCTTGAGCCTGATCCCGACCAAGGGCATGACCCTGCCCTTCCTGTCCTATGGGGGATCTTCGCTGCTGGCTCTCGGTCTGGGGATGGGCATGCTGCTCGCACTCACCAGAAAGCGACCGGGGGTGCTGTCATGAGCAAAGGCAATCTCGTCGTCCTGGCAACCGGCGGAACAGGCGGCCACGTCTTCCCGGCCCAGGCCCTGGCTGAAGAACTGAAGCGCCGCGGCAACCGCCTCGCCCTGATCACGGACAGACGCGGCGACGCATATTCCGGCCCCCTGGGGGAACTGGACGCCCACACGATCAGCGCCGCCGGGGTTTCCGGAAAGGGCCTGCGCGCCCGCATCGCCGCTGTCTTCAAGCTGATGGTGGGCTATTTCCAGGCACGCAAGCTGCTGCGAACGATGCGCCCCGCCGTGGTCGTAGGCTTCGGCGGCTATCCCAGCGTGCCGACCATGATGGCCGCCAGCCACCTCAAGATTCGCACGGCCATCCATGAACAGAACGCCGTTCTGGGGCGCGCGAACCGGCTGATGGCCGGCCGGGTCGACCGGATCGCCCTCAGTTTCAATGAAACGGACGGCTTGTCGCCGAAGGATCGCGAACGCAGCGTCCTGACAGGCAATCCGGTTCGCCCGGAAATCGCCGCCCTCGCCGGACGGCCCTTCAAGACACCGGACAGCGACAGTCCCCTGCATGTGCTGATCGTCGGCGGCAGTCAGGGTGCTCAGATCCTGGGAGAAGCGGTACCCGCGGCCATGGCCAGACTGCCCGAAGGGTTGAAATCCCGGCTGAGGGTTGAACAGCAGGCACGGCCCGAACAGCTGGACGCCGTCAGGAGCGCCTATCGTCAGGCCGGCATCGACGCCGACATTCGCCCCTTCTTCGACGACATGCCGGTGCGACTGGCCCGCGCACATCTGATGATCGGCCGGGCCGGCGCCTCCACCCTGGCGGAACTGACCACCGTAGGGCTGCCGGCCATCCTGATCCCTTACGCTTATGCGATCGACAACCACCAGGCGGCCAATGCGGCGCGGCTCAGTGACGCCGGCGGCGCCTGGGCGATCCCGCAGATGGATGTCACCGCCGACGACCTCGCCCGCCGCATCGAACAGCTTCTCGGCAACCCGCCGGTGCTGAGCGCAGCCGCACAGGCCGCCGCACGCACAGGCATTCCCGATGCCACCCGACGTCTGGCCGACGCGGTCGAAGGCCTGACGAACGGCAACGGCGGAAACTCGATGAAGGAGGCTGCGTGATGCGCATGCCCTTGACCCTCGGTCGCCTGCATTTCGTCGGCATCGGCGGGATCGGCATGTCCGGAATCGCCGAAGTCATGCACAATCTCGGCTACACAGTTTCCGGTTCCGACATGGCGGACAACGCCAATGTGAAGCGACTGCGCGGCCTCGGTATCGACGTCCGGATCGGCCATGAAGCGGCCCATGTCGATGGCGCGGCCGTCGTCGTGGTTTCTACCGCGGTGAAACGCGATAATCCGGAGGTTTCTGCAGCGCGTGCGGCCCTGATCCCGGTCGTGCGTCGGGCCGAAATGCTGGCCGAACTGATGCGCCTGAAATGGTCCGTCGCCGTCGGCGGCACGCATGGCAAGACGACCACCACGTCGTTGGTCGCCCAGATGCTGGATACCGCGAAGAAGGATCCGACCGTGATCAACGGCGGAATCATCAACGCCTATGGAACCAATGCCCGATTGGGTCAGGGCGAATGGTTGGTCGCAGAGGCGGACGAGAGCGACGGAACCTTCGTGAAACTGCCTGCGACGATCGCGGTCGTAACCAATATTGACCCGGAGCATATGGATCACTACGGCAGTTTCGACGCCCTGCGCGACGCCTTCCGGACCTTCGTTCAGAATATTCCCTTCTACGGGTTCGCAGCCGTGTGCCTCGACCACCCTGAGGTCCAGGCACTGATCGGGCGCATCGAGGACCGACGCATCGTCACCTACGGTTTCAGCCCGCAGGCCGACGTCCGCGCCGTGTCCTATACGCCCGGCCCCGACGGTTATGTCATGGCGGTTGAAATCGCCTTGCGCGGTGAGGAGAAGCGCCGCATCGATGACATTCACCTTCCGATGCATGGCGACCACAATGTCCAGAACTCCCTGGCTGCAATTGCCGTTGCAGTTGAAATGGACATCCCGGACGAGGTCATTCGGGCAGCACTGGCCGCCTTCTCCGGCGTGAAGCGGCGGTTCACGAAGACCGGCACCTGGAATGACGTGACCATCATCGACGATTACGGCCATCACCCGGTCGAGATCGCAGCAGTCCTTCGCGCCGCGCGGCAAGCCACCCGAAACCGGGTCGTCGCCGTGGTTCAGCCGCATCGCTACACCCGACTGCACGATCTGTTCGAGGATTTCTGCACCTGCTTCAATGATGCGGACATGGTTCTGGTCGCGCCGGTCTACACGGCCGGGGAACAGCCGATCGAAGGTGCCGATCGCGACCATCTGGCCGATGGGCTGCGCGCGCGTGGCCACCGTTCCGTCCGCGTGATCGAGGGTGAGAGCGATCTTGCCGACACCGTTCGCGAGGTAGCCCAGCCCGGTGACATGGTCATTTGTCTGGGTGCGGGTTCGATCACCGCCTGGGCGAACGCGCTTCCGGAACGCCTGGCGGCGGGAGGCGCGGCATGATGGCGATGAAGTCGGATATCGAAACCGGCTTGCTGGCGAGACTGCCCGACGTGCGTGGACGCATTTCCGAAGGCAGCCCGCTGTCGAAGGTCACCTGGTTCCGCGTCGGCGGGCCGGCGGATGCGATGTTCAAGCCGGCCGACCTGGCCGACCTGCAGGCCTTCCTGGCTGCGACCCCGAAGGACATTCCCGTAACCCCGATCGGCGTCGGGTCCAACCTGTTGGTGAGAGACGGCGGCGTCGCCGGTGTCGTACTGCGACTGGGGGGTGGATTTGCCGACATCTCGGCGGACGGCACCGAAGTTGAAGCCGGCGCTGCGGCCCTGGACGCCAATGTCGCCAGAACTGCCGCCAGCCATTCCCTGACCGGACTGGAGTTCTATTCAGGCATCCCTGGCACGATCGGCGGCGCATTGCGTATGAATGCCGGCGCCTACGGCACGGAAACAAAAGATGTCCTGATCTGGGCGGAGGCGTTGGATCGTGAAGGCACGCTGCACCGCATCGACGCGGCCGATATGGGATTCGACTATCGCCATTGCGGCATCCCCATGGATTGGATTTTCGTACGTGCCCGCTTCCGTGCGGAACCCGGGGACGAAACGGCAATTCGCGCCCGCATGGCGGAAATCCAGGAAAGCCGAAGCGCCAGTCAGCCGATCCGCAGCCGGACCGGCGGATCCACCTTTCGAAACCCGCCGGGCGGCAAGGCCTGGAAGACAATCGACACAGCCGGCTGCCGCGGCCTTCGGGTGGGCGGCGCACAGGTGTCGGAGCAGCACTGTAATTTCCTGATCAATACCGGCGACGCAACCGGCGCGGACCTCGAGTCCCTCGGCGAGGAAGTCCGCCGACGGGTGCGCGAAAGCCAGGGCGTCGAACTTACCTGGGAAATCAAGAGGATCGGGAGGACCGCGGAATGACGAAATCGGTGGCGGTTCTTATGGGCGGCTGGTCCGCCGAACGCGAGGTTTCACTGGTCTCCGGCAAGGCCTGTGCCGACGCGCTGGAAAATGCCGGCTATTCGGTGAGCAGGATCGATCTGCAGCGGGACGTGCGCGCCCTGATCGACGCCCTGGAGCCACGACCGGACGTCGTCTTCAACGCGCTGCATGGCCGATGGGGCGAAGACGGTGCGATCCAGGGCCTGCTGGACATGATGGCCATTCCCTATACCCATTCCGGGCGGATGGCATCGACCCTGGCGATGGACAAGCCGTTGTCGATCCAGCTCTTCCGTCAGGCGGGCCTTCCGACGGCAAATCATGTCGTGACCGACATCGACGCCCTGCGTTCCGGGCCGGAGCCGATGCAGCGCCCCTTCGTCGTGAAACCCGCCCATGAAGGCTCCTCCGTCGGGGTCTATATCGTGCTGGAAGGCAATAACGGTCCGGACTATTCCGCCTGGTCCTACGGAACCGCGATGGTGGAGGAGTATGTGGCGGGACAGGAACTGACCGTCTCGGTCATGGGCGGCAAGGCAATGGCCGTCACGGAACTGCGCCCTAAGCAGGGATTCTACGACTACGAAGCCAAATACACCGACGGCAAGACGGTGCATCTCTGCCCGGCGCCGATCTCTGACACCCTAGCCCGGACCTGCATGGATCTGGCGGAGCGCGCCCATGTTGCGCTGGGCTGCCGCGGCGTGACCCGTTCCGACTTCCGCTATGACCCGGAATCGGGCCGACTGATCATTCTGGAGGTCAACACACAGCCGGGCATGACACCCTTGAGCCTCGTCCCGGAACAAGCGCTCCAGTTAGGCATTTCGTTCGAAGAACTGGTGAGTTGGATGGTGGAGAACGCGTCATGCGATTCCTGATGCGCGCCAAGAAACCGACCGGGAAAGCCGCCAAGGCCGCACCGCGCGAACGCGCCAAGTCGCGTAAGGCAGACAACGACGCGGAGAGCACGGGCATGCGGACACCGCTGACGCTCGGCGCATCCTTCGCGGGTCTGCTCGCGGTATTGGGCGGCCTTGCCTACGCCTGGCATATCGATGCCCCCTCCCGCATTGCGGCCTGGACATATGACAGCTTCATGGCCGCTACCGCGGGGGCCGGCCTGTCGGTTCGTGAAGTCTATGCCGTCGGCCGCACGGAAACCGCGCGCAGCGACATTCTGAGCGCCCTGCAGGTCGATATCGGCGATCCGATCCTCGACTTCGATCCCGAAGTCGCGCGCACCCGCCTGGAGGAACTGGGGTGGGTCCGTGCAGCCGAAGTTCGCCGCACCTTCCCCGGCACCGTCGTCGTCCGTCTGGAAGAACGCGAGGCAATCGCGATCTGGCAGCATGACGAACGTTTCGTACTGATCGATTCGAACGGGATCGAGATCGGCGAGAAGGACGTGCACCGGCACAGCCATCTGAAGATTGTCGTCGGGCCCGACGCACCTCAGCATACGGCGGAACTGCTCAGTCTGCTGAAAAGTGAGCCGGAACTGGAAGACCGCGTCGTGGCAGCCGTTCGCGTTGGCGCGCGGCGCTGGAACCTGCGGCTTGAGGGCGGGATCGACGTCAGCCTGCCGGAACAGGGCGCATCGGTGGCCTGGCGCAAACTGGCGGATTATCAGCGCGAGCACGAAATCCTGTCGCGGGCGGTGGGTGAAATCGACCTTCGCCATCCCGACCGCATGACAGTGCAACTGACAGAACCCGGCCTGCAGGAAGTTATGGGCCGGGGAAAAGGCGAAGAAACCTAAAGGGGCAACCAAGACGCGGGTCCGGTAAGGGCCGGCCCGGCTTTTCGAGGAAGAACGACGGTGGCGACGACACGTAAACTGACGGCTTTGGATGTGGGATCGACGAAGATCTGCTGCTTTATCGCAGAGGTCTCGGATGCCGGGCGCATCCGCGTTACCGGCATGAGCCATCAACAATCAGCCGGGCTCAAGGGTGGCGTGGTCGTCGATATGGAAAGCGCCTATCGCGCCATTCTGTCCGCGGTCCATTCCGCTGAGCAGATGGCCGGCACCACGATCGAGGACGTCATCGTCTCCATCAACGGGGCGAAGCCGAAAAGCACCACCCTGATGCGGGAAATGACCATCGGTGGCGGGGCAATTCGCGACCCCGACATTGCTCGCCTGCTACAGGAAGCCAAAGAGGCGGAGAACCACGAGAATCGGATGCTGTTGCACGCCATTCCGATCGGATACTCCGTCGACGGCGGCCCGCTGCTGAAAGAACCCCGGTCGATGCATGCCCAGACACTGGGCGTGAAGATGCATCTGGTGACCGCCAATGAAGGCGCCGTGCAAAACCTCGTGAACTGCGTCGCGCGCTGTCATCTGAAGGTCTTCGATTTTGCGCTTTCCTCCTACGCGGCCGGTCTGTCCGCTCTGGTTGAGGATGAAAAGGACCTCGGCGCGACGGTGATCGACATGGGTGGCGGCACGACCAGTTTCAGCGTCTTCTATGAAGGTGCAGCGGTCTATGGCGACTGCATACCGGTGGGTGGTCAGCATGTTACCTCCGACATCGCCCGCGGGCTTTCGACCACGATCCATCAGGCGGAACGGCTGAAGACGCTTTATGGATCGTGCCTGCCCGCGCCGTCGGACGACCGCGACATGATCGATGCGCCGCGCATTGGCGAGGAGGACGATGCCTCCCCCAATCGCGTCCCCAAAAGCTATCTGGTTTCGATCATCGCCCCCCGATTGGAGGAGACATTCGAACTGGTCAAGAAGCGCCTGGATGCATCCGGTGCCGCCGGCATGGCCGGTCAGCGCGTCGTCCTGACCGGTGGCGCGAGCCAGTTGCCCGGCGTTCGCGAAATGGCGGGACGCATTCTTGGAAAGCAGGTTCGGCATGGGCGCCCGCTCAAGGTTTCCGGCCTTGCCGAAGCTACCGGAGGGCCGGCATTCGCCACTGCGGCCGGCCTTCTGCACTTCGCTGTGGACGATTGTGGGGAGGCCCGCAGCACCGCGACGCAACCTGCAGCGAATCAGGGGGGAATCATGGCGCGTGTCGGAGGGTGGTTTCGTGGCTTTTAAGCAACACCCAAGGAAAAAACGCACAAAACCATGCAGTGGAAACGCTAAAAACCGGTCCAAAGCCTGCGAATCACTAGAGACTCGATTCTCGATATCAGGTCTCGCGAATCAGGACCGGCTGAAGACATCGTCGCTCGAAGGAGGCGCATCATGAGTATCAATTTCAAGGCAC of Alphaproteobacteria bacterium contains these proteins:
- the ftsA gene encoding cell division protein FtsA; its protein translation is MATTRKLTALDVGSTKICCFIAEVSDAGRIRVTGMSHQQSAGLKGGVVVDMESAYRAILSAVHSAEQMAGTTIEDVIVSINGAKPKSTTLMREMTIGGGAIRDPDIARLLQEAKEAENHENRMLLHAIPIGYSVDGGPLLKEPRSMHAQTLGVKMHLVTANEGAVQNLVNCVARCHLKVFDFALSSYAAGLSALVEDEKDLGATVIDMGGGTTSFSVFYEGAAVYGDCIPVGGQHVTSDIARGLSTTIHQAERLKTLYGSCLPAPSDDRDMIDAPRIGEEDDASPNRVPKSYLVSIIAPRLEETFELVKKRLDASGAAGMAGQRVVLTGGASQLPGVREMAGRILGKQVRHGRPLKVSGLAEATGGPAFATAAGLLHFAVDDCGEARSTATQPAANQGGIMARVGGWFRGF
- a CDS encoding D-alanine--D-alanine ligase translates to MTKSVAVLMGGWSAEREVSLVSGKACADALENAGYSVSRIDLQRDVRALIDALEPRPDVVFNALHGRWGEDGAIQGLLDMMAIPYTHSGRMASTLAMDKPLSIQLFRQAGLPTANHVVTDIDALRSGPEPMQRPFVVKPAHEGSSVGVYIVLEGNNGPDYSAWSYGTAMVEEYVAGQELTVSVMGGKAMAVTELRPKQGFYDYEAKYTDGKTVHLCPAPISDTLARTCMDLAERAHVALGCRGVTRSDFRYDPESGRLIILEVNTQPGMTPLSLVPEQALQLGISFEELVSWMVENASCDS
- a CDS encoding FtsQ-type POTRA domain-containing protein, coding for MRFLMRAKKPTGKAAKAAPRERAKSRKADNDAESTGMRTPLTLGASFAGLLAVLGGLAYAWHIDAPSRIAAWTYDSFMAATAGAGLSVREVYAVGRTETARSDILSALQVDIGDPILDFDPEVARTRLEELGWVRAAEVRRTFPGTVVVRLEEREAIAIWQHDERFVLIDSNGIEIGEKDVHRHSHLKIVVGPDAPQHTAELLSLLKSEPELEDRVVAAVRVGARRWNLRLEGGIDVSLPEQGASVAWRKLADYQREHEILSRAVGEIDLRHPDRMTVQLTEPGLQEVMGRGKGEET